A window of Gemmatimonadota bacterium genomic DNA:
AGGTAATTCTGGGAGCGGTCGGGAGGGCAGAAAACAGCGCGCCACCCCATATTCACCCGGCATGTCCCGTATCCGGGAACCGGTTCAGTTCTTCCCGGTGCGCTCGCCAGTCCGGCATCAGTTTGTCGAGGATACCCCAGAACCGCCGGTTGTGCGATGGTTCGATCAGGTGTGCCATTTCATGGACGATCACGTACTCGAGGCATCGTGCGGGTTTCTTGGCCAGTTCCAGGTTCAACCAGATCCGACGAGCCCGGCAATTGCAGGTTCCCCAGCGGGTCTTCATCTTCCGGATGCGCCATTCCGCCACCTCGACTCCCATTACCGGTTCCCACGCCGCTATCATCGCGGGCACCCTGGACTTCAGTCGCTCGCGGTACCACCGGGCGAGCAGGGTCCGGCGCTCCGGCAGGCCGGTATCCGGACGGATCCGCATCTCGAGGGTGGATTCGCCCAGCAGGTAGACGGCGGGCGGACCGTCAAAGGCCGTGACATTGAGCGGGACGCTCAACCCTTCTACGTAATGCCGTTCACCGGTAACGAGATGGTAGTCGGGTTCGGGCCCGCGGCTGCGCTGTCTTTCCTGTTGCCGCCGGATCCACGACATCCGCCTGACCACGGCTTTCCGGATCGATTCATCGTCCAGGTGGAGCGGCGCGGAAACCCTCACGCGTCCGCCAGGAAAGCCTACCCTGAGGTACAAGTGCCTGATCCGTTTCCGATAGACGTCCACGTCCACGTCGTCCACACGAATCTGGTAAGGT
This region includes:
- a CDS encoding SprT family zinc-dependent metalloprotease — encoded protein: MPIKGVKPYQIRVDDVDVDVYRKRIRHLYLRVGFPGGRVRVSAPLHLDDESIRKAVVRRMSWIRRQQERQRSRGPEPDYHLVTGERHYVEGLSVPLNVTAFDGPPAVYLLGESTLEMRIRPDTGLPERRTLLARWYRERLKSRVPAMIAAWEPVMGVEVAEWRIRKMKTRWGTCNCRARRIWLNLELAKKPARCLEYVIVHEMAHLIEPSHNRRFWGILDKLMPDWRAHREELNRFPDTGHAG